AAGCGGCATGACCAGCGCCTGGCTGATGGCATCGGCAATTTCTTCGGCGGACAGCGGATTGACGAGCAGCGCAGTGGGCATTTGCGCCGCGGCACCGGCGAAGCGCGAAAGAATGAGGACGCCGGGGTCCTCCGGGTCCTGCGCGGCAACGAATTCCTTGGCGACCAGGTTCATCCCGTCGCGCAGCGGCGTGACCAGCCCGATGCGCGCGGCCCGATAGACGCCGGCCAGCACGTCGCGCGGATAGCCTTGATTCACATATCGGATCGGCACCCAGTCAAGATCGGCATAGGCGCCGTTGATGTGGCCGGACATGGCCTCCAGCCGGGCGCGGATGCGCTGATAGCTGTCGACCGCGGCGCGGCTGGGCGGCGCGATCTGGAGCAGGAACTGCTCCTTTCGCTGTTCGGGGTTCTCTTCGAGAAAGCGTTCATAGCCGTTGAACCGCTCTTCGAGCCCCTTGGAATAATCGAGCCGATCGACGCCGACGATCATCGCGCGATCGACCGCGCTCTTGCGCATCTGATCGAATGTCGCGGCGGCGACATCCGAGTTGGTCATCTTCGTGAAATCCTGCGAATCGATGCCGATCGGGCAATTGAGCAGCTGGACGGTGCGATCCCCCAGCCGCACCACGCCATCGCCTTCCAGAGTGGCGCCGAGCTCGATACGCGCGAAATCGCAGAAGCTTTCCAGCCATTCCTGCGTATGGAATCCGATCACATCATAGGCGAACATCGATGCCACCAGTTCGTGCGCCTCGGGCAGGGTCGTCAGCAGGCGGCGCGGCGGCCAAGGGATGTGCAGGAAGAAGCCCATCCGGTTGTTGAACCCGCGCTTGCGCAGTTCGGCGCCGAGCGGGAACATATGGTAATCCTGAATCCAGATGACGTCCTCTTCCTCGATCAGCGGGCGAACCGTATCGGCGAAGCGTTCATTGGTGCGCTGATAGCCACCGGCGAAATCGCGCTCATATTCGGCGAGATCGATGCGGTAGTGGAAGAGCGGCCACAGCGTGCGGTTGGCGTAGCCGTTGTAATATTCCTCGATATCCTGCTCTTCCAGGTCGACCGTAGCGGTAGTGACGCCTTCGTTGCGCTGGAAGTTGATCTGGCCGGTGAACTGATCGGTATATTCGCCGGACCATCCGAACCAGATGCCACCGGATTCGCGGAGCGCCGCCTGAAGCGCGACGGCGAGGCCGCCCTGAGCGCCCGACATCGAACCCTTGGGAGCGCTCACCCGATTGGAAATGATGATCAAACGGCTCATCGTATGGAGCTCCATGGTTTGCTCAACAGCACTGCGCAGTTGATCATGCCGACAAGCGAGTAGGTCTGCGGATAGTTCCCCCACAATTCGCCCGTAACCGGTTCAATATCCTCGGAAAGTAGCCCGGCGCCGGTGCAGCGTGACAGCATTTCCTCGAAAAGTTCGCGAGCATCTTCGCTGCGGCCGGTGAAGTGCAATGCCTCAATCAGCCAGAAGGTACAGACGTTGAACGCCGTTTCCGGCAGGCCGAAATCATCCTCGGTGGCATAACGCAGCATGTGCGATCCCCGGCGCAGCCCTGCCTCGACCGCCCTTAGCGTTCCCTGGAAACGCGGATCGTCCGGCGGCAGGAAGCGCAAGTCTAGCAATTGCAGCAGGCTGGCGTCGAGATCGCTGCCGGAGAAAGTGGCGGAGACGAAATCCTCTTCCTCGCGCCACGCCGATTGTTCGATTCGCTGGCGCATCGTACCGGCGCGCGCTTCCCAGAAATGCTGGCGTTCGGGCAGGCCCAGTTCGCCCGCGACATTGGCGAGCCGATCGCATGCCGCCCAGCACATCGCGGCGGAATAGGTGTGGACGCTCTGCCGCGTGCGCAATTCCCACAATCCGGCATCGGGCTGGTCGTACAACTGCCAGGCGCGTTCGCCGATCCGCTCCAGCCCCTCGAAATCCTCGATCCCCGCCATGCGAAACAGGCGATGGTCGAAAAACGCCTGCGCGTTGGAAAGCACGATCTGGCCATAGGCGTCATGCTGGCGCTGGTCATAGGCGGCATTGCCGATCCGTACCGGCCCCATGCCGCGATAGCCGGGCAGGTCGCGCGCGATCCGTTCCTCGAGCGTCGCTTCGCCCAGAACGCCGTAGAGCGGCTGGATATGCCCGCCCTTCGCCGCATCGACGATGTTGCGCAGATAGACGAGATAGTTTTCCAGCACGTCGAGCGCGCCGAGCCGGTTCAGCGCCTGCACCGTGTAATAGGCGTCGCGGATCCAGCAGTAGCGGTAATCCCAATTGCGCTGCGAATCCGCATGTTCGGGGATCGATGTGGTCAGCGCGGCGACGATCGCGCCGGTTTCCTCATGCTGGCACAGCTTGAGCGTGATCGCCGAGCGGATCACCACTTGCTGCCATTCGAGCGGGATCGCGAGACCACGGACCCATTCCTGCCACTCCAGAGTCGTATTGGAGAGCATGTCCTCGATCGTTGCGGCGACATCCCCCGCGAAGCTCTCGTCGGGGCCGAGGAAGAAATGCAGCGGCCGTTCGGCGCGGAAGCTGCGTTCCTCCTGGATCATCCCCACCGGTGCGGTGGTGGTGAGGCGCAGCGTCATTGCGTCCATCGCATAGCGGATATGATTCGATCCGCCGATCCGCTGCTGACAGGTGCTGCCGTGATGGCAGGTGGGGCGCAGACGGACCCGGATCCGCGGGCTGCCCGCGACCGGGCGGACGATCCGCGCATAGGCGACCGGACGATAGGTGCGACCCAGCCGCTGGAAGCGCGGGCAGAAATCGATCACTTCGATGGCATTGCCGTTCGCATCGGTATGACGGCTGATCAGGATCGGGGTGTTGCGCAGATAATGCTGCTCGACTGCGATACAGTCTTCCAGCTCGACTGCCCACATGCCCTGGGCGGATTCGCCGTTCGGATCTTCGCCGCGCACCAGCGAGGAGAACATCGGGTCGCCGTCGACGCGCGGCACGCACCCCCAAACGAAATTCCCGGATCGATCGATCAGCGCGCTTACCTGGCAATTGCCGATGGGCCAGAGATCCAGGTTCGTCACGCGAGCGCCTCCGTTGCCGCAGCCAGCCAGTCGAGCGTCGCGGAGACGCCTCCCAGGCGATAGCTTGCCGATGTATCGCGCGGCGGCCCGACGAGCACGCCTGCGCCGCCGAGCGTTTCCGCCGCTTCAAAGCCGGGTTCGTCGGTCGTGTCGTCGCCGAGGAAGACCGGCCGGGTACCCGCGAATTTGGCCTGTTCCATGAAGGTCGCGATCGCGCGCCCCTTGTCGCCGCCCGACGTGCGTACTTCGAACAGCATCTTGCCGGGCTGAAGCTTCAGCCCGTGCACTTCCGCCAGCTTGGTGGCGAGCGCGCGGCACGCGCTTTCCGCCTCGGGCGCCTGGCGGAAATGGAGCGCCGCGCCGAGCGGCTTGTCTTCCACCATCACGCCGGGATTCTCGGCGGCGAGCGCCGTCATTTCGGCGTGCACCTCGGCAAGCGATGCCGGCCGTTCGGCGGCCGTCCGGCGTCCGTCGGCCCACAGGAATTCCATTCCGTGGCTGCCCGCGATCGCGAATCCGGGCATCGCGCCGCCACCCAGGAAACCGCGCACTTCGCTGGCGGGGCGGCCGCTGATCAGCGCAACCCGCCCGTCGAGCACCGATACCAGCGTCGCGATGAGTTCGTGCAGGCGAGCATCGACCCGAACCGCGTCGGGCCGGTCGGCAATCTCCACCAGCGTCCCGTCAAAATCGAGAAACAGGCTCGCGCCGGATAACAGATCGTCCGGCGGGGCCGGAAGTTGTTCGCTCGTTCCGCTCTGCACAGTCCCTCCCTGCGGCATATTGCTGGCGAAAGAAAGGCTGGAGCTTTCTGTTCGTTCCTTCGCCCTTGTCGGGGATGGGCTTCGCAACTGCAACATGGTTTCCGGGCCGTATCGGGCGACATCATGCAAAAGCGCCGGCCGCGAAGGATCGCGACCGGCGCCATTTTCAACGGATTTGCGCTGCGGGGGATGCCCCGGCGGCGCTTACTGTACGCGAGTCCAGGTCTGGTTCTTGCAGATGAAGGCGATGCACCCCTTTACCGACAGGCGATTGGCGCCCTTGCGTTCGACCACCGAGCGATAGGTGTCGCCGCCGCGCGGATCATAGATGCGGCCGCGCCACAGATCGTCGTC
This genomic interval from Sphingosinithalassobacter tenebrarum contains the following:
- a CDS encoding alpha,alpha-trehalose-phosphate synthase (UDP-forming), with amino-acid sequence MSRLIIISNRVSAPKGSMSGAQGGLAVALQAALRESGGIWFGWSGEYTDQFTGQINFQRNEGVTTATVDLEEQDIEEYYNGYANRTLWPLFHYRIDLAEYERDFAGGYQRTNERFADTVRPLIEEEDVIWIQDYHMFPLGAELRKRGFNNRMGFFLHIPWPPRRLLTTLPEAHELVASMFAYDVIGFHTQEWLESFCDFARIELGATLEGDGVVRLGDRTVQLLNCPIGIDSQDFTKMTNSDVAAATFDQMRKSAVDRAMIVGVDRLDYSKGLEERFNGYERFLEENPEQRKEQFLLQIAPPSRAAVDSYQRIRARLEAMSGHINGAYADLDWVPIRYVNQGYPRDVLAGVYRAARIGLVTPLRDGMNLVAKEFVAAQDPEDPGVLILSRFAGAAAQMPTALLVNPLSAEEIADAISQALVMPLKERIERWKPLYDNVMEEDVSWWRERFTAALMPEGQLQRQEHPAEAED
- a CDS encoding glycoside hydrolase family 15 protein, whose product is MTNLDLWPIGNCQVSALIDRSGNFVWGCVPRVDGDPMFSSLVRGEDPNGESAQGMWAVELEDCIAVEQHYLRNTPILISRHTDANGNAIEVIDFCPRFQRLGRTYRPVAYARIVRPVAGSPRIRVRLRPTCHHGSTCQQRIGGSNHIRYAMDAMTLRLTTTAPVGMIQEERSFRAERPLHFFLGPDESFAGDVAATIEDMLSNTTLEWQEWVRGLAIPLEWQQVVIRSAITLKLCQHEETGAIVAALTTSIPEHADSQRNWDYRYCWIRDAYYTVQALNRLGALDVLENYLVYLRNIVDAAKGGHIQPLYGVLGEATLEERIARDLPGYRGMGPVRIGNAAYDQRQHDAYGQIVLSNAQAFFDHRLFRMAGIEDFEGLERIGERAWQLYDQPDAGLWELRTRQSVHTYSAAMCWAACDRLANVAGELGLPERQHFWEARAGTMRQRIEQSAWREEEDFVSATFSGSDLDASLLQLLDLRFLPPDDPRFQGTLRAVEAGLRRGSHMLRYATEDDFGLPETAFNVCTFWLIEALHFTGRSEDARELFEEMLSRCTGAGLLSEDIEPVTGELWGNYPQTYSLVGMINCAVLLSKPWSSIR
- the otsB gene encoding trehalose-phosphatase; protein product: MQSGTSEQLPAPPDDLLSGASLFLDFDGTLVEIADRPDAVRVDARLHELIATLVSVLDGRVALISGRPASEVRGFLGGGAMPGFAIAGSHGMEFLWADGRRTAAERPASLAEVHAEMTALAAENPGVMVEDKPLGAALHFRQAPEAESACRALATKLAEVHGLKLQPGKMLFEVRTSGGDKGRAIATFMEQAKFAGTRPVFLGDDTTDEPGFEAAETLGGAGVLVGPPRDTSASYRLGGVSATLDWLAAATEALA